The DNA region TGGGATTTTAATATTCTGCTCTGTTCTTCAAAGATCTCATTAGAAGAGCAGATTCGTCTGATTCGGGTTGTTAATCCTTTAGGAATTCCTCTAAAAGTATGGGGAGGGGGCAACTCGATGGCTTGAGGTAGAGGTGAGAATCAGTGGGTTTGGTATGgagactgaattttatttcaccatcttcCAAGGTGGATGTAGTatccaaaaatacatttttggaaCTAGATATGTCCACTGTGAATTTAATCGAATTGTGGAAGGAGTTGGCAAAGGTGATGAAGTCATTTAGGCAGTCTCGGTTTTCGACCCATTTCATCTCAATATCATCAATGAACCGCAACCAGCTCAAAGGTTTGAAAGGAGCTCTGAGAAGCAGGTTGCGTTCCAATCTTCCCATAAATATATTGGTGTAAGAGGGGGCCATTCTGGTGCCCATAGCTGTACCACTTATTTGTATGTAATGTTCGacattaaacattaaattgtTCAGCTTGAGAACATGTTCAAGGAGCTTGAGTAGAGATTCCGTTGACGGCTGCTGAATCGTTCTACTGTCCCATACCTCCCTGCAGGCCTCAATACCTTCATCGTGAGGAATATTCGTGTACAAGGACGTGACGTCCATTATAACGAGAAGAGTATGGTCTGGCAGGCCAGAGGAAGGTGTTTTATTCAGGTAATCTGTAGTGTCCTTGAGGTATGATGGCAAATCTTCTACATGTGGACGGAGATGTAAATCTATAAATTCAGATATTTTCTCCGTGGGGTGGCCGATGGCACTGACTATAGGGCGCCCAGGCATTCCTTCCTTGTGGATTTTTGGAAGCAGTTAAATTGACCTGGTCCACAGTTGGTTGGGCGAAGCGTTTCAATAACATTAACACCAATCTCATCATTTTCTTACATTTTGTCCAGGGTGTTAGTGATGAGAGCTGAAAACTCTTCAGTCGGATCAGAGTCCAGTTTCTTGTAGAAACGATCGTCTGTCAGCTGTCTGTTGGCTTCAGCTAAATACGCTTGTTTGTTTAGGACAACCACTGTGGATCCTTTGTCTGCTTTCTTTATGACTATGTCGTCCCTGTTTTTCAACCTTTGTAGAGCAGATCTCTCTTCTTTCGTCAGATTGTCAGGGACGAATTTTGGTTGGTCAGGAGCTTCTCAATGTCTGACTCAACAGCATCAATGTAAGACTCAAGTGCTCCACATTTGCCCGGTGCCGGTTCCCAAGTACTTTTGGGTCGGTACAACTTATGTTCCTCTAAGTTGTGCAAGGGCGGAGGAGGTTCGTCTGTGTGATCATTGCTGGAGTCTTTTCGCGAGAAGTGTTCCTTTAATCTTAGCCTTCGGAAAAATGCTCTGGTGTCCTCTCTAACCTTTTTGTCATCGACCTCATGCGGTGTTGGACAGAAATTGAGACCTTTAAATAGTAGCGATGTCTCAACGTCTGTGAGAGGAACCTTAGATGTGTTCAGAACTGGGCAGGTGTTGGTATCGACCAAGGACTCGTCTTCACTTGTTTGCTTCTTGCGCTTGAAGCCTCTAGAGCGCCGTGTTTTATCAGAAGGACGAGATGACCACATATTAGACCTAGTTCTGTTTGTTGTTGGAACACCATCCCGAAGGAACTTCTTGTTTTGGGTATTGTTGAGGTCATTAGgtcatttttcttaattttatttattcattttcatttaattttatctctttttaatcaaaattcgagtctatatcgtaagtgccgtacgagttaacaacaggggttcaaattttcattagttAACTCGGACGCcaattttaattagctaattaacttaatcaggcgtgaagttggcagtcgattgattactttagagcgatcggcgacagtagcaacaccttctttaagaatgtgaacaaatgtttataatgtagctattcttttttatagtttctcaagtagtttagtagtagctgtagattttgttttctttgtcttgtactcatgtaatttattttttggtcctgaagaagggactggttgtcccgaaaattagacaatttctattgttcgtgtcgttagccttttttagtgctttttatattcagtttactggcttagtatctatatattagatccgacactttaaagatgcctagtgttgttgattctattcagtgctttctatatatatatatatatatatatatatatatatatatatatatatatatatatatatatatatatgtgtgtgtgtgtgtgtgtgtgtgtgtgtgtgtgtgtgtgtgtgtgtgtgtgtgtgtgtaatcaatttttttaataagatacTAGTATTCCATTTTCAATTTGGGTTATTTG from Crassostrea angulata isolate pt1a10 chromosome 7, ASM2561291v2, whole genome shotgun sequence includes:
- the LOC128156587 gene encoding uncharacterized protein LOC128156587: MPGRPIVSAIGHPTEKISEFIDLHLRPHVEDLPSYLKDTTDYLNKTPSSGLPDHTLLVIMDVTSLYTNIPHDEGIEACREVWDSRTIQQPSTESLLKLLEHVLKLNNLMFNVEHYIQISGTAMGTRMAPSYTNIFMGRLERNLLLRAPFKPLSWLRFIDDIEMKWVENRDCLNDFITFANSFHNSIKFTVDISSSKNVFLDTTSTLEDGEIKFSLHTKPTDSHLYLKPSSCPLPILLEEFLKD